The following coding sequences lie in one Clostridia bacterium genomic window:
- a CDS encoding UvrD-helicase domain-containing protein, giving the protein MNDMEINEQFLKLRKQMIEMQYPHLNDMQKKAVFQTEGPVLILAGAGSGKTTVLVNRILNLIRFGNAYHSETVPADLCEDDISDMKDYIASPNDEKLSELLPLIRVKRAVPYSILAITFTNKAAGELKERLALTIGPEANDIWACTFHSACVRILRRNSEAIGFDSSFSIYDADDTMRLIKACEKELNIDEKRFPARAVYSQISGAKNKLISEEDFASLSSKDFYLSEISRIYSLYQKRLRDAGAMDFDDLIVNTVRLLSENESVRDFYQNKFKYVLVDEYQDTNHAQYKLVSLLAGKYKNICVVGDDDQSIYKFRGATIENILSFEDEYNDALIIRLEQNYRSTKNILDAANSIIKHNKTRRKKTLWTDNISGEKIKVYEAANDEDEARFVASVISRLNSLQEKKYSDFAVLYRMNAQSYMLERALSQSGIPYRLIGGVRFYERAEIKDIVAYLQLIENTSDDLRLKRIINVPKRGIGQATVDTLEAAATSEGISMFEAILRSRSIPVLSNLSKKLGVFSDMINDLIALKDNMALNDFVIMVMGRTGILEELQSQKTEDARQRIENLKGLVSNTVVYMRSHPDDPSLRGFLEEIALYTDLDAQDNASDSVTMLTIHSAKGLEFDTVFLIGADEGVFPSSRSFDFPDEIEEERRLCYVAVTRAKRQLYITRAQERLVFGKTMYPRPSRFLEEISEEYKEPAVSRRASQRRAASSHISYDNTAYNKEPTSMFKGRGASSAPQNQFIVGERVRHRKFGDGMIISMKPMGKDIYLEVAFDSVGTKKLIANMAGLKKI; this is encoded by the coding sequence ATGAACGATATGGAGATAAACGAACAGTTCCTTAAACTCAGAAAACAAATGATCGAAATGCAGTATCCTCACTTAAACGATATGCAGAAGAAAGCCGTTTTTCAGACCGAGGGGCCCGTTTTAATACTTGCGGGCGCAGGCAGCGGAAAAACGACAGTTTTAGTCAACCGTATACTTAATCTTATAAGATTTGGAAACGCATATCACAGCGAAACTGTTCCTGCCGATCTATGTGAAGACGACATTTCTGACATGAAAGACTACATAGCTTCTCCCAATGACGAAAAGCTGTCAGAGCTTTTGCCGCTTATACGTGTAAAAAGAGCCGTACCGTACTCGATATTGGCGATAACCTTTACGAACAAGGCGGCAGGGGAACTAAAAGAGCGTCTAGCGCTTACCATAGGCCCCGAAGCGAACGATATATGGGCATGCACATTTCACTCTGCATGCGTAAGAATACTCAGGCGAAACAGCGAGGCTATTGGTTTTGATTCGAGCTTTTCAATATATGATGCAGACGACACAATGAGGCTTATCAAAGCGTGTGAAAAGGAGCTTAATATAGATGAAAAGCGATTCCCTGCGCGCGCAGTATATTCTCAGATAAGCGGCGCTAAAAACAAGCTTATATCCGAAGAAGATTTTGCTTCGCTGTCTTCAAAGGACTTTTATTTAAGCGAGATCTCTCGCATATATTCTCTATATCAAAAACGGCTCAGGGATGCGGGCGCGATGGACTTTGACGATCTTATCGTAAATACTGTAAGGCTTTTGTCCGAAAACGAATCAGTGCGCGATTTTTATCAGAACAAGTTCAAATACGTGCTTGTAGACGAATATCAGGATACCAATCATGCTCAGTATAAGCTTGTCAGTCTGCTTGCGGGCAAATATAAAAACATATGCGTTGTCGGAGACGACGACCAGAGCATATATAAATTCAGAGGCGCAACTATTGAAAACATTTTAAGCTTTGAGGACGAATACAACGATGCGCTTATTATACGTTTGGAGCAGAATTACCGCTCCACAAAAAACATACTCGACGCCGCGAACAGCATAATAAAGCATAATAAAACAAGGCGTAAAAAAACACTCTGGACAGATAATATCTCGGGCGAAAAGATAAAAGTCTACGAAGCCGCAAACGATGAGGACGAAGCGAGATTCGTGGCCTCGGTGATCTCTCGTCTTAACTCGCTTCAGGAAAAAAAATATTCGGACTTTGCCGTGCTTTATCGAATGAATGCGCAGTCCTATATGCTGGAACGCGCGCTCTCGCAAAGCGGCATACCTTACAGGCTCATCGGCGGCGTTCGATTTTATGAGCGCGCCGAGATAAAGGATATCGTGGCGTATCTCCAGCTTATAGAGAACACCTCCGACGATCTGAGGCTCAAACGCATAATAAACGTCCCCAAGCGAGGTATAGGCCAGGCTACCGTTGACACGCTTGAAGCGGCGGCCACGAGCGAGGGGATATCCATGTTTGAAGCCATATTGCGCTCAAGATCCATACCTGTGCTGTCTAACCTTTCAAAAAAGCTCGGCGTTTTTTCCGACATGATAAACGACCTTATTGCGCTGAAAGACAACATGGCGCTCAACGATTTCGTCATAATGGTCATGGGGCGCACCGGAATACTTGAAGAGCTTCAATCCCAGAAAACAGAGGACGCCCGTCAGCGCATTGAAAACCTTAAAGGACTCGTGTCAAACACCGTTGTATACATGAGAAGCCATCCTGACGACCCGTCGCTTCGCGGCTTTCTTGAGGAAATAGCGCTTTATACAGATCTTGACGCTCAGGACAACGCCTCTGACAGCGTGACCATGCTTACCATACACAGCGCCAAAGGTCTTGAATTTGATACGGTGTTTTTGATCGGCGCCGATGAAGGAGTCTTTCCGTCTTCACGCTCGTTTGATTTCCCTGACGAGATAGAGGAGGAGAGAAGACTTTGCTACGTTGCCGTAACACGCGCAAAGCGTCAGCTTTATATAACGCGCGCGCAGGAACGCCTTGTCTTCGGCAAAACGATGTATCCGCGTCCCTCGCGTTTTTTAGAGGAAATATCGGAAGAGTATAAAGAACCGGCCGTGAGCCGCAGAGCATCTCAAAGGCGCGCCGCATCGTCGCACATCAGTTATGATAACACTGCATATAATAAAGAGCCCACGTCCATGTTTAAAGGCCGGGGCGCCTCTTCTGCGCCTCAAAATCAATTCATCGTAGGTGAGAGGGTGCGTCACAGGAAATTCGGCGACGGCATGATCATTTCAATGAAACCCATGGGCAAAGACATTTATCTTGAAGTCGCTTTTGACAGCGTAGGAACAAAAAAACTGATAGCAAATATGGCCGGACTTAAAAAAATATAA
- a CDS encoding beta-propeller domain-containing protein translates to MKRFMSALLAMLLIIGIFSAVSVGLAQDNGQSASDSIVVFRLHDPRYMKDGKVLYHDADNSAVTPIVNQDRTLIPLRSISEAFGADVSFENNAAVIKISGKNIIFPINEASFTVDGQSYGLDTKTIIRNDRSMVPIRALCETALGLKVDFSDGYITIYKEDKSQESGNALKAAQDTLGNLRYYASHSEIKSVVGDSFSDYFGRYNAAYVLEEEAEADSARDVGASANSTAVKASPSESAAEGGMGGGGDGDDAYSQTNVQVEGVDEADILKTDGKYIYYMSYNTVYIVETGDNGQMKLASEITAGDDTYFNDMYVDGSRLVLVGASDYYRTYSSENTEDDVLFDSYYGKSFTVAFVYDISDKNSPKLVKSSEIEGYNVSTRKIDNLVYIITEKYVYDVDDDFFPVYRDSQSNGGSAALIEANKIAIMPEISDTSYLNFAVIDITDNSPANIESVFGSGSTVYMNKNSVYLASYDYDRKTYEANTKVMYFDLEGKSVIPQGAIKLSGSVLDQFSMDEYNGNLRVVTTDYSGEQGSSLYIVDPSAMSILGSITGIAKGERVYSARFDGNTAYVVTYKQVDPLFVIDVSDPANPKITGQVKVPGYSSYLHPVGDDLLLGIGRDTKDSFIINDRGQREEIGTIDDGLKLSLFKITNGEPVEVDTVKVADSRYVYSDVTYDHKALMVDKERNNFGFSVDDYSDPTSANIAFIYNISGEKLNEQARLKVSDDNYVYIGQERLCYIGNVLYYVVQGKVYSYNYGGNYNELSTIVLKESSDDDYLVYDAAE, encoded by the coding sequence ATGAAAAGATTTATGTCGGCTTTGCTTGCGATGCTGCTTATTATCGGCATTTTTTCCGCCGTGTCCGTAGGCCTTGCCCAGGACAACGGCCAAAGCGCCTCCGACAGCATCGTCGTATTCCGCCTTCACGATCCGAGATACATGAAGGACGGCAAAGTTTTATACCATGACGCAGACAATTCGGCAGTTACTCCGATAGTGAATCAAGACCGCACCTTGATCCCGCTTCGCTCCATTTCCGAGGCGTTCGGCGCGGACGTATCTTTTGAAAATAATGCGGCTGTCATTAAGATATCGGGCAAAAATATAATTTTCCCGATAAACGAAGCCTCATTTACCGTTGACGGCCAGTCTTACGGGCTCGACACAAAGACGATAATAAGAAACGACCGTTCCATGGTGCCGATACGCGCGCTTTGCGAAACGGCTCTCGGCCTCAAGGTCGATTTCTCCGACGGATATATAACTATCTATAAAGAGGACAAGTCCCAAGAATCCGGCAACGCATTAAAGGCCGCGCAGGACACTCTCGGCAATTTAAGATATTACGCTTCTCACAGCGAGATAAAATCTGTCGTCGGAGACTCGTTTTCCGATTATTTCGGCAGATACAACGCTGCTTACGTCCTTGAAGAGGAGGCAGAGGCCGACTCGGCGCGTGACGTAGGCGCTTCTGCCAATTCCACCGCCGTAAAAGCATCGCCTTCCGAATCCGCTGCCGAAGGCGGCATGGGCGGAGGCGGCGACGGCGACGACGCATACTCGCAGACTAACGTGCAGGTAGAAGGCGTTGACGAGGCCGACATATTGAAGACCGACGGAAAATACATATACTATATGAGCTACAATACAGTGTATATCGTTGAAACGGGCGACAACGGTCAGATGAAGCTTGCTTCCGAGATAACGGCCGGCGACGATACTTACTTCAACGATATGTATGTAGACGGCAGCAGGCTCGTGCTTGTCGGCGCTTCCGATTATTACAGGACCTACTCAAGCGAAAATACGGAAGACGACGTACTCTTTGACTCATACTACGGAAAGAGCTTTACGGTCGCTTTCGTGTATGATATATCCGACAAGAACTCCCCGAAGCTTGTAAAATCCTCCGAGATAGAAGGATACAATGTTTCCACGAGAAAGATAGACAACCTTGTATATATCATCACCGAAAAATACGTTTACGACGTTGACGACGATTTCTTCCCCGTATACCGCGACAGCCAGTCTAACGGCGGCAGCGCAGCTTTGATCGAGGCGAACAAAATTGCAATAATGCCCGAAATAAGCGATACGAGCTATCTTAATTTCGCCGTTATAGACATTACGGACAATTCTCCGGCAAATATCGAGTCGGTATTCGGAAGCGGAAGCACAGTCTACATGAACAAAAACTCCGTTTATCTTGCTTCATATGATTACGACCGGAAGACATACGAAGCAAATACAAAAGTAATGTATTTTGACCTCGAAGGAAAATCAGTGATCCCGCAGGGTGCAATAAAGCTTTCCGGCTCCGTTTTAGACCAGTTCTCCATGGACGAATATAACGGAAATCTGAGAGTCGTAACTACCGATTACAGCGGCGAACAGGGCAGCAGCCTTTATATCGTCGATCCCTCTGCTATGAGCATACTGGGCTCTATCACGGGCATAGCAAAGGGCGAGCGCGTATATTCGGCAAGATTTGACGGCAATACGGCTTACGTCGTAACGTATAAGCAGGTAGACCCGCTCTTCGTAATAGACGTATCCGACCCCGCGAACCCGAAGATCACGGGACAGGTGAAAGTCCCCGGATATTCGTCGTATCTCCATCCCGTAGGCGACGATCTGCTTTTGGGCATAGGCCGCGACACGAAGGACAGCTTTATAATAAACGACAGGGGACAGCGGGAAGAAATAGGCACTATCGACGACGGCTTAAAGCTTTCGCTCTTTAAGATAACGAACGGCGAGCCCGTTGAGGTGGATACCGTAAAGGTGGCCGACTCGCGCTACGTATACTCCGACGTGACTTACGACCACAAGGCTCTCATGGTAGATAAAGAGCGCAATAATTTCGGATTCTCCGTTGACGATTATTCCGACCCGACTTCCGCCAATATCGCGTTTATTTACAATATAAGCGGAGAGAAATTAAACGAGCAGGCAAGACTCAAAGTCTCGGATGATAATTACGTTTACATCGGTCAGGAGCGTTTGTGCTACATCGGCAACGTGCTCTACTACGTTGTTCAGGGAAAGGTATACTCGTATAACTACGGCGGAAATTATAACGAGCTTTCGACGATAGTTTTAAAAGAGAGCAGTGACGACGACTACTTGGTATACGATGCCGCAGAATAA
- a CDS encoding sigma-70 family RNA polymerase sigma factor, translated as MKNSYAAENDKLIIRIKNGDESAREELVLNNMKLVYNICSRFTGYETQTEDLHQIGAMGLIRAARDFDVSYNVKFSTYAVPLILGEIKRFLRDSSMIKSSRSLKELAFKAQKASIELTELLGREPKLHELSEMLGVDSELIASAFEAARAPKSLNSPIFEEDGQTLENTVAVSGGEDALLDRIALNSLISKLSDKEQAIIKLRYFHDLTQSQTASILQISQVSVSRMEKKIIKKLKNMMDFE; from the coding sequence ATGAAGAATTCATATGCCGCCGAAAACGACAAGCTGATAATTAGGATCAAAAACGGAGACGAAAGCGCAAGAGAAGAGCTTGTACTAAACAACATGAAGCTTGTTTACAACATATGTTCGCGCTTTACGGGATACGAAACGCAGACGGAAGACCTTCATCAGATAGGCGCCATGGGGCTTATTCGCGCCGCGCGCGATTTTGACGTCTCTTACAACGTAAAGTTTTCGACATATGCCGTACCCTTAATACTTGGAGAGATCAAGCGATTCTTACGAGATTCATCCATGATAAAATCCTCAAGAAGCTTAAAGGAGCTTGCTTTCAAAGCGCAAAAAGCATCTATAGAGCTGACAGAGCTTTTGGGACGCGAGCCGAAGCTTCATGAGCTTTCAGAAATGCTTGGCGTAGACAGCGAGCTTATAGCCTCAGCATTTGAAGCTGCAAGAGCGCCTAAAAGCCTTAACTCGCCTATTTTCGAAGAAGACGGCCAAACTCTTGAAAACACCGTAGCAGTTTCAGGCGGCGAGGACGCGCTTTTAGACAGGATCGCTTTAAATTCTCTGATCTCAAAGCTTTCCGATAAGGAGCAGGCAATAATAAAACTCAGATATTTTCACGACCTTACGCAGTCACAAACCGCCTCGATCTTGCAAATATCTCAGGTGTCGGTGTCACGTATGGAAAAAAAGATAATAAAGAAGCTTAAAAATATGATGGATTTTGAATAA
- the spoIIAB gene encoding anti-sigma F factor has translation MTVNNYLKLLIPARSVNEGFARAAVAAFASQLDPTLSDITEIKTAVSEAVTNAIVHAYKDTMGEIRIRARIINSDTLEVSVSDKGSGIEDIEQARTPLFTTCETGERSGMGFTIMESFMDSVKVTSRVGYGTKVVMRKRIITRQ, from the coding sequence ATGACGGTCAACAATTACCTGAAGCTTCTGATACCGGCGCGCTCCGTAAACGAGGGGTTTGCACGCGCCGCAGTAGCGGCATTTGCCTCGCAGCTCGACCCTACGCTTTCCGATATCACCGAGATAAAAACAGCGGTGTCGGAGGCTGTTACAAACGCTATTGTGCACGCCTATAAGGACACGATGGGCGAGATACGCATACGAGCACGAATAATAAACTCCGACACTCTCGAGGTAAGCGTATCCGACAAAGGAAGCGGCATAGAGGATATCGAGCAGGCCAGAACGCCGCTCTTCACCACCTGCGAAACAGGGGAAAGAAGCGGTATGGGCTTTACGATAATGGAGAGCTTTATGGACAGCGTCAAAGTCACATCGCGCGTAGGATACGGCACGAAAGTTGTCATGCGAAAGCGCATAATCACACGGCAGTAA
- a CDS encoding anti-sigma factor antagonist (This anti-anti-sigma factor, or anti-sigma factor antagonist, belongs to a family that includes characterized members SpoIIAA, RsbV, RsfA, and RsfB.), which yields MEITYSYNKNELTVFLNGELDHHTAKMTRDAIDDIISMKPVNTLIINMDKLTFMDSSGIGLVLGRYKLLSEMGGKVELSVKNSAIRRIFEMSGVNKLIRFK from the coding sequence ATGGAGATAACATACTCATACAACAAAAACGAGCTTACTGTATTCCTAAACGGGGAGCTTGATCATCATACCGCAAAAATGACGCGCGACGCCATAGACGATATTATTTCAATGAAGCCTGTAAATACGCTTATTATAAACATGGATAAGCTAACATTTATGGACAGCTCCGGCATAGGGCTTGTACTCGGACGCTATAAGCTTTTAAGCGAGATGGGCGGAAAAGTCGAGCTGTCTGTCAAAAACTCGGCGATACGTCGTATTTTTGAAATGTCCGGAGTGAATAAGCTTATACGTTTTAAATAA
- a CDS encoding RNA-binding S4 domain-containing protein, whose amino-acid sequence MRLDKFLKVSRLIKRRTVANEACDAGRVSVNGRPAKASYEVKTGDIIEILFGQKSIKVKVTDIKETVKKDDATSMYEVVI is encoded by the coding sequence ATGAGACTTGATAAATTCTTAAAGGTGTCGAGGCTGATAAAACGCCGCACCGTCGCAAACGAAGCGTGCGACGCGGGGCGGGTAAGCGTAAACGGACGCCCTGCGAAGGCGTCTTACGAGGTGAAAACGGGAGATATAATAGAAATATTATTCGGACAGAAAAGCATTAAAGTTAAAGTTACGGATATTAAAGAAACCGTAAAAAAGGACGACGCGACAAGCATGTATGAGGTCGTGATATAA
- a CDS encoding HU family DNA-binding protein: protein MNKSTLIATVAQKSGLSKKDADLAVNAVLDVITDALKEGDKVQVIGFGTFEVKERPARKGKNPQTGATIDIPASKAPVFKAGKALKDTIA, encoded by the coding sequence ATGAACAAAAGCACATTAATAGCTACTGTTGCACAAAAATCTGGTTTATCAAAAAAGGATGCGGATCTCGCTGTCAACGCGGTACTCGACGTTATCACCGACGCGCTTAAAGAAGGCGATAAGGTACAGGTCATCGGTTTCGGTACGTTTGAAGTAAAAGAACGTCCCGCACGCAAGGGCAAAAATCCTCAGACCGGCGCAACAATAGACATTCCGGCGTCGAAAGCACCTGTTTTCAAGGCAGGTAAGGCTCTTAAAGATACTATCGCATAG
- the mazG gene encoding nucleoside triphosphate pyrophosphohydrolase encodes MVDFERKNTYNFADLLNIMKILRKDCPWDREQTHDSIKSNFIEETYEVIDAIEERNDEHLKEELGDVLLQVVFHTEMAEESDRFNMDDVTTGICEKLIRRHPHIFSDVKAENADEVLDNWAKIKKQEKAQKKQSDVMNGIAKSLPSPMYAYKIQKAAAKVGFDFETDDDALSKLKEETDELSDALKSGNSEKIMEEGGDVMFACINLLRRHNVDPELSLMSSNKKFISRYLYIEKQAKLRYNMNIDKLSLKEMDELWNESKQKA; translated from the coding sequence ATGGTTGACTTTGAGCGAAAAAACACTTATAATTTTGCCGATTTACTAAACATAATGAAGATCCTGCGCAAAGATTGCCCTTGGGACCGCGAACAGACTCACGATTCGATAAAGAGCAATTTTATCGAGGAAACGTACGAAGTCATTGACGCGATAGAGGAGCGAAACGACGAGCATTTAAAGGAAGAACTCGGCGACGTGTTGCTCCAGGTCGTATTTCATACGGAAATGGCCGAAGAATCCGACCGTTTCAATATGGACGACGTTACGACGGGCATATGCGAAAAGCTCATACGCCGACATCCTCATATTTTTTCGGACGTTAAGGCCGAAAATGCCGACGAAGTGCTTGACAACTGGGCCAAGATAAAAAAACAGGAAAAAGCCCAGAAAAAACAGTCGGACGTAATGAACGGCATTGCAAAAAGTCTTCCGTCTCCGATGTATGCATATAAGATACAAAAAGCAGCCGCCAAAGTAGGATTTGATTTTGAGACCGATGACGACGCTCTCTCAAAGCTCAAAGAGGAAACGGACGAGCTTTCGGATGCGTTAAAGAGCGGTAACAGCGAAAAGATCATGGAAGAGGGCGGTGACGTCATGTTCGCCTGCATAAACCTTTTAAGACGTCACAACGTAGACCCGGAGCTTTCTTTAATGAGCTCCAACAAAAAATTTATAAGTCGTTATTTATATATTGAAAAGCAGGCGAAGTTACGTTATAATATGAATATTGACAAGTTAAGCCTTAAAGAAATGGACGAGCTCTGGAATGAATCAAAACAAAAGGCTTAA
- a CDS encoding polysaccharide biosynthesis protein, which produces MNERRSALTNTQSSFMHGAMILIAANVIVKIIGALFKVPLTNLIGSEGMGYFQTAYSIYQMLFVLSTAGLPVAISKMVSENAALGKWADVKRIFNISLLVFMVVGLAASLIMFFGADAFSKAANNDKAMTSVLVIAPAIFFVAIMSTFRGFFQGLSNMIPTAMSQVVEAAAKLVVGFIAAYMIIKAGQSIELAASGAVTGITVGSVLGAILMWVYYNRSKRVREIKSLAKGQKARPGREIFKQLLKIAIPVTIGASVISITNLIDLLLVMNRLGDAGFSQAQANSLYGTYTSMAVTLFNLPPSIVVSLSISIIPIISAAFAVKDKAKLHSTIGSGLRIGMLIAMPCAIGLAMLSKPVLSLIFFKRLEEVEIAAPLLTSLGAGVLFVCMVSITNSMLQAISRPNIPVFTMLCGGVVKLVTNYFLVGTPSINISGAPIGTTLCYATITILNFIMLIRVTHVRPNFLNMLIKPLVSAAAMGIGALACYNAISRIISPHIATLAALVIAMLIYFFMLVALRGFIREDLLLMPKGKKLVSIMERRGWIKKERISK; this is translated from the coding sequence TTGAACGAAAGACGATCCGCTCTTACGAACACCCAAAGTTCGTTTATGCACGGCGCGATGATCCTTATTGCGGCAAACGTCATTGTAAAAATAATAGGCGCGCTTTTCAAGGTTCCGCTTACAAATTTAATAGGCAGCGAAGGTATGGGGTATTTTCAGACTGCATACAGCATTTATCAGATGCTGTTCGTGCTTTCAACCGCCGGACTCCCCGTTGCAATATCAAAAATGGTATCTGAAAACGCCGCCTTGGGCAAATGGGCCGACGTAAAGCGAATATTCAATATATCGCTTCTCGTATTCATGGTCGTGGGGCTTGCTGCTTCGCTCATAATGTTCTTCGGAGCCGACGCCTTCTCAAAAGCAGCCAATAACGACAAAGCCATGACCAGCGTGCTCGTAATAGCGCCGGCGATATTCTTCGTTGCGATAATGTCTACCTTCCGCGGCTTTTTCCAGGGGCTTTCCAATATGATACCGACTGCTATGTCGCAGGTAGTAGAAGCGGCAGCAAAGCTCGTTGTCGGCTTTATTGCGGCCTATATGATAATCAAAGCCGGTCAGTCTATTGAGCTTGCGGCCTCCGGAGCCGTTACCGGCATAACCGTGGGCAGCGTTTTGGGCGCGATCCTCATGTGGGTGTATTACAACCGCTCCAAGCGAGTACGCGAAATCAAGAGCCTTGCAAAGGGACAAAAGGCAAGACCCGGCAGGGAAATATTCAAGCAGCTTTTAAAAATAGCCATACCCGTGACTATTGGCGCTTCGGTCATAAGCATAACGAATCTTATCGACCTTTTGCTCGTTATGAACCGTCTCGGAGACGCAGGCTTTTCGCAGGCGCAGGCAAATTCGCTCTACGGCACTTATACGTCTATGGCCGTAACGCTTTTCAACCTGCCGCCCTCGATAGTAGTAAGCTTAAGCATAAGCATAATACCTATAATCTCGGCAGCCTTTGCCGTAAAGGACAAAGCAAAGCTTCATTCCACCATAGGCTCGGGACTTCGCATAGGCATGCTTATCGCGATGCCGTGCGCCATAGGACTTGCGATGCTGAGCAAGCCCGTTTTAAGCCTTATATTCTTCAAGCGCCTTGAAGAAGTTGAGATCGCGGCTCCGCTGCTCACTTCGCTGGGCGCAGGCGTGCTTTTCGTCTGCATGGTCTCGATAACGAATTCAATGCTTCAGGCGATAAGCCGTCCGAATATACCCGTTTTTACCATGCTCTGCGGCGGCGTAGTAAAGCTCGTTACGAATTATTTCCTTGTGGGCACTCCGTCGATAAATATAAGCGGCGCTCCGATAGGTACCACGCTATGTTATGCTACGATAACGATACTTAACTTTATAATGCTTATAAGAGTTACGCACGTCCGTCCGAACTTTCTCAATATGCTCATAAAGCCGCTGGTAAGCGCGGCGGCTATGGGTATAGGCGCGCTTGCATGTTATAACGCAATATCAAGGATAATAAGTCCGCATATCGCCACGCTTGCGGCGCTCGTGATAGCTATGCTCATATACTTCTTCATGCTCGTCGCTCTGCGCGGTTTCATCCGCGAGGATCTGCTTCTTATGCCAAAGGGAAAGAAGCTCGTTTCGATAATGGAACGCCGCGGATGGATAAAAAAAGAAAGGATATCGAAATAA